The Pelodiscus sinensis isolate JC-2024 chromosome 6, ASM4963464v1, whole genome shotgun sequence sequence ttttgactaAAGtgcattttccaacagaaaactATTTCATTGAAAATTTTGTGATTAGCTCTACCTTTCATTTCCTTTAAGAACAGGTCTCATTTCAGACTCTTGAATGAAGAATTCAAAGATTGCATCCAGATCAAACTCCAGGGCTATATCTTCAATGCCAgtttttctggcagaaaatatgctaatgagaaattcattagcataagttgtgatctcattagcatattttccgtcatgtctttttgcgcaaaaagaagcagtgtggatgggggggtggtttgtgcaaaaaccccattttgcacaagatccttatgcctgtgaggctacatctacacagcttcccgcttccgcaaaagcctatgcaaatgaagtgtggattagcatattcccttgcttcatttgcataagtaattagGAGCTGGTTTtgctcaagaggtttttgtgcaaaaaggcaccatctacacaggggtggcccgtgagcctacgcgagccaggcagctgcctagggcgccgctggcctgGGCGCCCCATGGTGACATCacagccattgacagccgtgcaggcaggggagccaattgcaccagcccacctagggtgccagctgctgcagccagcctcgggctgctcctgcatctacacagtgcctttttgcataaaaaccccctcttgcacaagagcagttcttcctgaaaaatcaaggaagaacagctcttgcgcaagagaggggttttgcacaaaaaggcactgtgtagatgcagaaacggctcctaattacttgcacaaaaatggctcctaattacttatgcaaatgaagtgcggcaatatgctaatccacacttcatttgcataggctttttcagaagagggaagctatgtagacgtagcctgacaggcataaggatcttgccgAAAACAGGGTCTTTGCACAAAAAAAGAGTCCacactgtttctttttgtgcaaaaaccccttgcacaaaacaaaacagcagaaaatatgttaatgagatcacaacttatgctaattagtccctcattaccatattttctgccagaagaactggcagtgaagaCGAAGCCCAGGAGTTTATGCAGAAACTGGAAAACATAATGCTCTGTAAGTATTTATACTGCATTCAGTTCCTTTGTGCTTAAAGGATACCCAAATGAGACTGAAACATACAAATTTGGGCATTATAAGCAAAAGATATATTATTGAGCCATGTTGTCAGTTAAAAGAAGTAATACATATAAGAAATGAAAATGGTGATTATACAGGTCAGCCTTAAGCAGGAAAACAAACTTGAATAACTTCTTCCCTATGataaaaaattgaaaaacaacaaatagtctagcaccttaaagactaacaaaacatatagatggtatcatgagcttttgctggtacaacccacttcttcagatggttgTAAATCAGAACCCCAAATCCAAATGCCTCCAAACTTGAAGTTCAGATCAAGATGTGCTTTACATCCATTTAATTTTCTGTGTGCTATCTTGAGGGAGGTAGCAATCCTGCCTAAGATGAACCTATGCTATTTGGTTGTCATCACAAAAGGCAAACAAGTATTTTTCAGAAGGCTGGGATACTAATGTCCTGGCCAAATTTCAGTTTGGAGGCAATTATATTTGACCTATTCAAAATGTTTTTGTAGTTCTGTTTTGCTACAGTGTACCTCATGTCTTGCACCAGCTATAGTGTAGGATTATGGAGCATTGTTAATGGCATTTCTGTGACTCCCCAGGTCAATGTATTTTAATAGGTACATCAATTTATTGAGCACTTTTATCTAGCATATTTCATTCTAAAGAAGAAATGTCAGctatttttattatcattatcagATCAGCAACTACCTTTAGTACTCACTAAGGAAAAAAATACAGCTTCAAGATTAAGGATACTGAAAATATTTAAggtgggaaataaaaaaaaatctgtaattttTCCTGCCCCtgttttggattttttatttGCACTGAAACTACTTTGATTAAGAAAAGAAACTAAAGAATTATTCTGAAAAGTGAATTTAAATTAGCATATAATATTATTTTAGGTATTGCTTTTCCAATTGCATCCTACCACTCTTAATGAAATCTCGGGAGCATTCACTAATACTGTGCCTCTGCAACTCATGAGAAAGTCTTACCTTGCATTTAAAGGGCTTGACATCAGAGTGGACAATCATATGTGCCTTCAGAGTCTGTTTCTGCACAAAGCTCTTGAAGCACAGGTGACACTGGTAGGCTCTGATATTGGTGTGGATCAACACATGTCTCTTCATGTTGGCTAGCAGAGTGAACTCCCGGCCACAGATCCTACATTTATGCTCTTTTACACCCTTATGGAAACAGAAAGTCAGAAAACTGAATAGATGTGACTGTTTCAGTCATTTATTTTCAAAGCTGTTATATGAATATATATTCAAGCAGTGCTAATAAACCAATGAATAAGTTCAATTCTTGTTAACATCACCCTGCTGAAGTGGTAGCTATTTGGATACTTTTGTTTTCTTCTGGTCAATTTATGTAAGATTTTGTAAGGGGAAAGAGAAACCATAAAATGTCTATATGACAGAACAATATAAATAGGAGTGAGGAATAGCAAGTGGCACTTCCCTCAGTAAGTTTTACAGAGCAGTCATATCAGGCTATTCGGCCTCCCCTTTCAAACTCCGTTTAGATAATAATTTTGCACTTCTATAGTGCTTTCATCCAAAGATCACATAGCACTTTATGAACATTAATATAGGGGAGCATGTtcttcattttacaaatgggggaaAACCAAGACACGGGGAAGTGAAATCACTTTCCCAAGTTCCACTGAAAGTCTATGGGAGAGCCATTAAACTGATTTTCTTACTGACTACAAGAGCATCATATGATTTTATTAGTGATGAGAAATTATTATATAACACTGTGGAAAAAATTGTCTAGCTCCTTTCAGAAAATGGGTCTTAGCAGCCTGTGGCAtaggagcttttgaaaattttaccctgtATTAATATCATTAGGACATCCAAATGACAAACCCAGTGGTAAAATTCTACTGCTCTACTAGTAGCTTACCTACCAATTGCATGTATGCCAATACCAAGTCAACCATTTATAAACTTAAGTGAGACCTAAAATAACTTTCCAACATCTGATAACTAGGAGCCTGGAACAAtccctgttgaagtcagtggtaggagtttgacttcaatgggtgttGGATTTAGCCTTAAGGAACAAGAAAGAGTCTGTCTCTATTttgaggaaaaatattttaaaattacctgCTCAATTTTTTGTAAGGAGCAAAAAGTCATGCAATTAAAGCAATAATACCAGTGGCACTGGGCATTACTGACCATCTGTGGGCATAAAACATTAACTGTGGATACAAATAATAGCTTTAAGATCTAACAGACCGTTAGAAGCTAAGGACTCTTCCATTGTGCTCACAACTGATCACACTTGATTAATTATGGGCAAGAAGGTGTTGCATTTTTTATTGCAAGTTTGTATTAGACTTTTAGCTAAGTTTAAAATTACAGAGTAAATCCAAAGAAGAGTTGGTCCTACAGAAGAGGAAAtgggaagaaaaagagaaaagaaaatactGACTATGTACCGGTAGTTGTCTAAAAAATTAGCTTATAATACTTAAATTTTGCAATGTTCTGTGTTCTTagtgttttaattttaaacattaaCCCAAATTAGACCACTGGTGGGGGGAGAAGACCCAAATCTGAATCCAATTGTTCATAAAACATGTGGATGTGTTTGTTAGTTTATCAACATTAGTTAAAATACAATTTGATTGTTAGATTAAAATTGATCCTTACCATAGGTTTGTGATATACTGAGAATTCTGATTGCAGATGTTACGCATCACACTGAAAactcttttctgttcattccagATTATACACCTGATCCAAAACCTATTGATGCCAGTGCAAAGACTCCCACTTATGtcaaagggctttggatcagatcccTTTTTGTACAGCTCCAGTCACTTGTTTTTCTAGGTTACTTCTAGGATAAGGTGGTAGAGGTTGGGATGGTTTTTCTAACTGTAGTACAGAAGCCGTTTACACAAAATCTAACAAGGAGTAGTAAATTTTCTTGTCTATACATGGTTAAAAAAATTTGTTTAAATTTCACTGCTAAAGACCATTATACAAAACTATGGTTTTCATGAAGATAAAAACTAAACTAATGTGGAGAATGTGTATTTAAATTTGGGGAGTAATACAAGCAACTTGAGTGAACTCCTGGCTATGATGAGATTTCTTTTTTCTTGCACTGAATTTCTTAAGACTAGAGATCATTTCTGTTAATGGCCGTActattcttgttgtttttgcataaaatTCAAATCCATACAAGGGCCTGTAGATATCAGTTCTTTTGGAGCATGTAAGTTGGATTTTAATGGTGCAAAGGCTTTGTGTTGGCCTTCAAGATCAGGGCAAATTTACACATTAGTGACTTACCTTGTGGGTTAAGGAGTGTTGCTTGAGATGGTGGGGCTGAACAAACTCCATGCCACATTCAGTACATATGTATGGACGGATATCTTTGTGCTTCATCATGTGGTTTTGCAGCTGGCTTGGGTACTGGAAAGTTTTATCACATTCTGTGCAATTGTATTGTATAGGACCTCGATGGGTTGTTAAGTGTCTCTTCAGCTGGGCCAGGGTTGGAAAGTCAAGACCACACTCCACACAAATATTCTCTCTGCCACTCTCATGCTTAGTCTCGTGGGCTTTCAGCTCACTTGGATAGGCAAAACCTCTGCCACAAATCCTACAGTTGTAGGGTTTGATGTCACTGTGTTGCATCATATGTctcttcagatgactggtttGGGTGAAAGCCTTGTGACACACCTGGCACTTATGTGGTCGAGTGCCCTGGTGTGTCAACATATGAGTGTGTAAGTGACTCAGCTGCTTGAAAAGTTTCCCACACCGAGTGCAAGCATGAGGTTTGATGCCACTGTGTCCCAAGATGTGGGTGACCAGATTGTACTTGGAAGTGTAGGACTTTTCACACATTGGGCATTGCCATCGTTTTTGTTCTCCCCCTACATCGACATAATAGCTGTCATCAATCTGGAGGTTGACATCTACTCTTTCCACCTTCTGTTTATTGTCACCACTTTCGCTCAGCTCAGTCCTCCTGAATGCTGGCTCCAAGGGTCTTTTCAGTTGGAAGGAATTCCTGAAATGAAAGTTTGGGGGTATAATAAAAGGAAACATCAGGCCAGGGTGAACTTTCGGGTAATAGGAGTAAGGAGTCTGCACAAATGCAGGAGTGTTGGGCCACATCATGTTGGGCTTTACTTGTTCTTGTTTAATGGGCTTGGCTCCAAAGTGCTCCAGACTTCTGTAGAACTGAAAACCAATGTTACACAGATCAATCATTTGGGAGCTGTACTTGGGCTGTGTGGGTTGTTGATACATCAAAGGAAAACTTGGAGAGCATATGTTGTTGTCTTCAGAGCTGTGTGATGGTGATGTGGGATCGCCTGTGCAGATAGCATGAGGCATTTTTGTGGGCATGCTTTTGCGTTTTCGGGACCCTCCTTCTAAGGATCCATGAAAGGGTTCTATATCTCCAAGTGAAGGACTGTACTGGAACTGTGCAAGCTGTGCCCTGAATTCTTCACTTAGTGGTGCAGTTCTGTGAGACTTTACATCGGGGTCCATTGACTGCAGGCAGGGTGATGTGTGTGTTTTGTCCACATTAAAACATATATCCTCATTTTTCATCGTATTTAATTCCTTCTGCATTGTTTgccttccttaaaaaaaaaaacaaaaacaaaaaaccaaaactttAATTTCTTCTCATGTTCTTTTAAGgcctttgttttattttgtggttCATTTATAAAACAGTCTCATGACCAAATAAGTTACCAATTAACTTCTCTTATACAAAATCTGTAAGTGGAAACAAAGAAGCTTTGACCTTTCTATGCTAGAAATTAGTGCTTTAAATCAAGCTCAGATCAAACATTTGTTTATGATCTAATGGTAATGTACTTGAATACACTGTTCAGCATATATTTATTCTAATACCACTGTGTAATTCAGCTAAATCAATTATAGGCCAAATCTTGTCTTTGAATGTGCACGCACAGGCACCAGAGTTTGGCTCTGTAACTAAAAGATACAACAATACAAATTATGATGCATATATTGTAGTATGGTTGTGACAAAAAAATTCAAAGCCAAAACATCTGAAGTTCAAACTTCTTTATATCATTAACTTGTGCTGCTGTTGAGAAAACAATGGCAAAGTGAGTTTAGAACACTCTGTACCATCAGCTTCCATGCTAGATTTCCTGGTTCTTGAAAAGTGATGATAAACATTGTACGTGTGGCTAGGGACTGAGAgacatttggggtttttttaagctaaAATCTTGAATGGAATTAATGTGGGCAATATTTTTTACTTTACCTAAATCAGTTAGGTAAGTATATAGTgtttaaacaaagaaaacatatttAACCGAGTTAAATAATATCAAACACGCCTTTAGCTTTCCAGAGCAACTGAGAACCTGAGATTGCCAGCTCTTTTTTGATAACATTTCACTGCCTTTTCATGCAATAAAGTCATTAAGCAAAATTCCAAAATCTACATGCAAATTTTATGCTATTAACTCAAGTAGGAATTTAGCCTGTGTAACAGAGTAAAATATTGAGGACTTCAGAATTTGGCATATGTAATCCCAGTGATCTAATTTGAATATTTAAATTAGACCACTGAGATTTCATATTGACCCTATAATAATACATATTTTTTTGGTGTActactgtctgtccaggatgagGCGGGGGAAAAAAGATAAATTTTTTGCTTTGCCATCTATGAGATGCTGAGGCTGAGCAAGTGAATTTGTTGATTGCTATTAATAACCCCATTTTTGGGAGATGTGGAGATGCTAAAGAAGCTCCATTTACTTTATCTGGAATCTCCAATTTGGAGAAATTTGCTTCTAAAAATAGATGAAAGAACATCTACATGGCCCTAGATAATGTGTAGAGAGCTGACAACATCTTAAAGACTTGGTCACAAGCATGTCACCTTAATGTTTTTAGGATGTACAAAAGTAAAATCTGAAGAGTTCTGGAACAATCTCTGAGACACTACTGGACACAAAGGGCACCCAGGAGATAAAACTGATAAAACAAGAATCTTCACTGGTGAGAATAGAACTAATGGGAAAGCCTCAGTGTGTGAAGGGTTTaactagaacagtggtctccaatctttttaaccacaagatcactttttcagtttaagtgcaatataagagctacctcaaatccaaatacctttcccctgcttccttcctgtgccttctttgaggccccacccctgttccgccctttctctgaggcctcagCCTGCTCACcccattcaccttcctcccccatcctcactcactttcaccaggctggggttggggttcaggctctggtcttgggccaaggggtttggtgtGTTAGAGGGGCTCTGTGCTTAGCCCAGGATGCGGGATTGGGGTCTAGAAGGGgtttcagggtacaagctctggaaaggagtttgggtgcaggaggactcatatctggggcaggaggttgggtgtaggagaagCTTCATGACTGGAACAgggattcaggaagcaggctctggatgggcaccacttaactgagacagcttctgggtggtggagtagtggggttaaggcaggcttccccctgcctgcccttgcaccactcctgaaagcagctggcatttaCAGCAATGGCTcgatggcaccatgtgctgccccttgtCTACAGGcattgagcccacagcttctactggccacggttccccattactgatcaatggtaACTGCaagagtggtgtctgcaggaaaGGACAGCACGTGGagacctcctgctctgcctttctcagaggctgcagggacatgccagccacttccaggagcagcaattaccacagggataattactccagccacgacagggtaggcattttagaactcactacccaAAGAATGAAGTGTAAGAGGGAAacgaaaattatgaaatgcacagaccagtcgaaaaccaaaaataacccactttgcaagcagtaaaagaagaaacaacaaccccccacaGTATGTATTGGGTCAGATGATGAGAGTGAAGAGCAGAGTgtatttgtgagaatgacagaca is a genomic window containing:
- the ZNF366 gene encoding zinc finger protein 366 encodes the protein MQKELNTMKNEDICFNVDKTHTSPCLQSMDPDVKSHRTAPLSEEFRAQLAQFQYSPSLGDIEPFHGSLEGGSRKRKSMPTKMPHAICTGDPTSPSHSSEDNNICSPSFPLMYQQPTQPKYSSQMIDLCNIGFQFYRSLEHFGAKPIKQEQVKPNMMWPNTPAFVQTPYSYYPKVHPGLMFPFIIPPNFHFRNSFQLKRPLEPAFRRTELSESGDNKQKVERVDVNLQIDDSYYVDVGGEQKRWQCPMCEKSYTSKYNLVTHILGHSGIKPHACTRCGKLFKQLSHLHTHMLTHQGTRPHKCQVCHKAFTQTSHLKRHMMQHSDIKPYNCRICGRGFAYPSELKAHETKHESGRENICVECGLDFPTLAQLKRHLTTHRGPIQYNCTECDKTFQYPSQLQNHMMKHKDIRPYICTECGMEFVQPHHLKQHSLTHKGVKEHKCRICGREFTLLANMKRHVLIHTNIRAYQCHLCFKSFVQKQTLKAHMIVHSDVKPFKCKLCGKEFNRMHNLMGHMHLHSDSKPFKCLYCPSKFTLKGNLTRHMKVKHGVMERGFHSQGFGRGRITLSQTGVLRNLEQEEPFDLSQKSQGKGISFHSDGESAKGSSGQEEEEDNCYEAEQYSPVMYHHENNKLYMPRNLSSKSDYVVKDFKESYCDEKEEMLREGGLEKEKGNQDKESQEERDFANNKECLNFRPFEQARLSHSLSDYLYFKHRKNSLKELLERKMEKQAMLIGI